Proteins encoded by one window of Pseudonocardia sp. HH130629-09:
- a CDS encoding proline dehydrogenase family protein, whose translation MSVHPTHPVPALDDALTARAADRVRRWAARTGTSPSTGSGRGTDPTQRLAALMHDPAGVDFTLRFVDRVARPADDRVAARELARLAGAGAALPAFVAGTDRLLLRAGGRLATALPHVVVPAARSRLRSLVGHLIVDAGGRGLDRRLAAARRDGHRLNLNLLGEAVLGRDEADRRLARTIALVRRPGVDHVSVKASSVVAQLVPWDLEGSRDLLVDRLLPLYRAAREHGVFVNLDMEEYKDLHLTIALFTTLLARPEFHDLPAGIVLQAYLPDSVAALDELGEFATRRAPAGGAPIKVRLVKGANLAMERVDAALHDWPQAPYATKAEVDANYVRLLDRGIGGPHAAGMRLGIASHHLHHVALALELADARGARPQLDLEMLQGMAPAFADAVAGDLPESGPGAQLVLYTPVVHRGDFDTAVSYLVRRLEENASPEGYLYTLFAPDSGGPASYQERFLASVRDRDAVAATPRRTQNRTVSAPVGVDGPLPGDPVPPGFRAEPDTDPSLPANREWARRAATTVVARSEVPVVTDPAAVDAAVERARTCGWREVPAAERAATLRRAAHALAAARGTLLSVMLHEAGKTVAEADPEISEAVDFAAYYAERAAELDGAAFTPDRVVAVTPPWNFPVAIPLGGCLAALAAGAPVLLKPAPQVRACAEAGVAALHRGGIPRDALQLLPTDEVDAGRRLVTHPAIDRVVLTGSSETAALFRSWRPDLNLLAETSGKNALVITPAADPDLAVADLARSAFGHAGQKCSAASLAILVGPAATGSAVGRRLRRQLVDAVSTLRVGPGTDLATTMGPLIEAPSAKLHRAFTTLEPGERWLVRPRRVSETVWTPGVRAWVSPGSWFHRTECFGPVLGLMAARDLDEAIAWQNDTGFGLTGGIHSLDDDEIAHWLDRVEVGNAYVNRHITGAIVQRQSFGGWKGSVLGPGAKPGGPNYVAQFGTWHDGDLPAPGPTSGPAADRVLAAAADLDPAARDRLARAAASDARAWDAEFGVEHDPTGLAAESNVFRYRPVPSATLWCGTGTAAADVLRVLLAAATAGVPVRLHGPGIPPGEVPGGVHGGDGLVPVAGERIRALGTVPEGLRAAAAEVGASVVDTPVVLDGRREMLTVLREQAVSRTRHRFGHLER comes from the coding sequence GTGAGCGTGCACCCCACCCACCCCGTCCCCGCCCTCGACGACGCGCTGACCGCGCGCGCCGCCGACCGTGTGCGCCGCTGGGCCGCGCGCACCGGCACCTCCCCGTCGACCGGCTCCGGCCGCGGTACCGACCCGACGCAGCGGCTGGCCGCGTTGATGCACGACCCCGCCGGGGTCGACTTCACCCTGCGCTTCGTCGACCGCGTCGCCCGTCCCGCCGACGACCGGGTCGCGGCCCGCGAGCTGGCCCGGCTCGCCGGGGCGGGCGCCGCACTGCCGGCGTTCGTCGCCGGTACCGACCGGCTGCTGCTGCGGGCCGGCGGCCGGCTGGCGACGGCGCTGCCGCACGTCGTCGTGCCCGCGGCGCGGTCGCGGCTGCGCAGCCTGGTCGGGCACCTGATCGTCGACGCCGGCGGGCGGGGCCTGGACCGGCGGCTCGCCGCGGCCCGCCGCGACGGGCACCGGCTGAACCTGAACCTGCTCGGCGAGGCGGTCCTCGGCCGCGACGAGGCCGACCGTCGCCTCGCCCGTACGATCGCGCTGGTGCGCCGGCCGGGCGTCGACCACGTCTCGGTGAAGGCGTCCTCGGTCGTCGCTCAGCTCGTGCCGTGGGACCTCGAGGGCAGCCGGGACCTGCTCGTGGACCGGCTGCTGCCGCTCTACCGGGCCGCCCGCGAGCACGGCGTGTTCGTGAACCTCGACATGGAGGAGTACAAGGACCTCCATCTGACCATCGCGCTGTTCACGACGCTGCTGGCACGCCCGGAGTTCCACGACCTGCCCGCCGGGATCGTCCTGCAGGCCTACCTGCCCGACTCTGTCGCCGCGCTCGACGAACTCGGGGAGTTCGCCACCCGCCGCGCCCCCGCGGGCGGAGCGCCGATCAAGGTGCGTCTGGTGAAGGGCGCGAACCTGGCCATGGAACGGGTCGACGCCGCGCTGCACGACTGGCCGCAGGCCCCCTACGCCACCAAGGCCGAGGTCGACGCCAACTACGTCCGGCTCCTCGACCGCGGCATCGGCGGCCCGCACGCCGCCGGGATGCGCCTGGGCATCGCGTCGCACCACCTCCACCACGTCGCGCTCGCCCTGGAACTGGCCGACGCCCGCGGTGCTCGGCCCCAACTGGACCTGGAGATGCTGCAGGGCATGGCCCCCGCGTTCGCCGACGCCGTCGCGGGTGACCTGCCGGAGTCCGGACCGGGCGCGCAGCTGGTGCTCTACACCCCCGTCGTGCACCGCGGTGACTTCGACACCGCGGTGTCCTACCTGGTCCGGCGGCTGGAGGAGAACGCGTCGCCGGAGGGGTACCTGTACACGCTGTTCGCCCCAGACTCCGGCGGCCCGGCGAGCTACCAGGAGCGGTTCCTCGCCTCGGTGCGCGACCGCGACGCCGTCGCCGCCACCCCGCGCCGCACCCAGAACCGCACCGTGTCCGCGCCGGTCGGCGTCGACGGCCCGCTGCCGGGGGACCCCGTGCCGCCCGGGTTCCGCGCCGAGCCCGACACCGACCCGTCGCTGCCCGCGAACCGCGAGTGGGCCCGCCGCGCTGCGACGACCGTCGTCGCGCGCTCGGAGGTCCCGGTCGTCACCGACCCGGCCGCGGTCGACGCCGCGGTCGAGCGCGCCCGCACCTGCGGCTGGCGCGAGGTCCCCGCCGCGGAGCGGGCCGCGACGCTGCGCCGCGCCGCCCACGCGCTGGCCGCCGCCCGCGGGACGCTGCTGTCGGTGATGCTGCACGAGGCGGGCAAGACCGTCGCCGAGGCCGATCCCGAGATCTCCGAGGCCGTCGACTTCGCCGCCTACTACGCCGAGCGCGCCGCCGAGCTCGACGGCGCCGCGTTCACGCCGGACCGGGTCGTGGCGGTGACCCCGCCATGGAACTTCCCGGTCGCGATCCCGCTCGGCGGCTGCCTGGCCGCGCTCGCCGCCGGCGCCCCGGTACTGCTCAAGCCCGCCCCACAGGTCCGCGCGTGCGCCGAGGCGGGCGTGGCCGCGCTGCACCGCGGCGGGATCCCGCGCGACGCGCTGCAGCTGCTGCCCACCGACGAGGTCGACGCCGGACGCCGCCTCGTCACCCACCCCGCGATCGACCGGGTCGTGCTGACCGGCTCCTCGGAGACCGCCGCGCTGTTCCGCTCCTGGCGGCCCGACCTGAACCTCCTCGCGGAGACCAGCGGCAAGAACGCGCTGGTCATCACCCCCGCCGCCGACCCGGACCTCGCCGTCGCCGACCTCGCGCGCTCGGCGTTCGGCCACGCCGGGCAGAAGTGCTCCGCGGCGTCGCTGGCCATCCTGGTCGGTCCGGCCGCGACCGGCTCGGCTGTCGGGAGGCGGCTGCGCCGTCAGCTCGTCGACGCCGTCAGCACCCTGCGCGTCGGCCCCGGCACCGACCTCGCGACGACCATGGGCCCGCTGATCGAGGCGCCCTCGGCGAAGCTGCACCGCGCGTTCACCACGCTGGAGCCGGGGGAGCGGTGGCTGGTGCGCCCACGCCGGGTCTCGGAGACGGTGTGGACGCCGGGCGTGCGGGCCTGGGTGTCTCCGGGCAGCTGGTTCCACCGCACCGAGTGCTTCGGCCCGGTGCTCGGCCTGATGGCCGCCCGCGACCTCGACGAGGCGATCGCCTGGCAGAACGACACCGGCTTCGGTCTCACCGGCGGCATCCACTCCCTGGACGACGACGAGATCGCGCACTGGCTCGACCGCGTCGAGGTCGGCAACGCCTACGTCAACCGGCATATCACCGGCGCGATCGTGCAGCGCCAGTCCTTCGGCGGCTGGAAGGGCTCGGTGCTGGGCCCGGGCGCCAAGCCCGGCGGACCGAACTACGTCGCCCAGTTCGGCACCTGGCACGACGGCGACCTCCCTGCACCGGGCCCGACCTCCGGCCCGGCCGCCGACCGCGTGCTGGCCGCCGCGGCCGACCTGGACCCGGCCGCCCGCGACCGTCTCGCCCGCGCCGCCGCCTCCGACGCCCGCGCGTGGGACGCCGAGTTCGGGGTCGAGCACGACCCGACCGGGCTGGCCGCGGAGTCCAACGTGTTCCGCTACCGGCCCGTCCCGTCGGCGACGCTGTGGTGCGGCACCGGCACCGCCGCCGCCGACGTCCTGAGGGTGCTGCTCGCCGCGGCCACGGCGGGGGTGCCGGTACGGCTGCACGGGCCGGGGATCCCGCCGGGCGAGGTCCCCGGCGGGGTGCACGGCGGCGACGGTCTCGTCCCCGTCGCGGGCGAGCGGATCCGGGCCCTGGGCACCGTGCCCGAGGGTCTGCGGGCGGCCGCCGCCGAGGTGGGCGCCTCCGTCGTGGACACCCCGGTGGTGCTCGACGGCCGCCGGGAGATGCTCACCGTGCTGCGCGAGCAGGCGGTCAGCCGCACCCGGCACCGGTTCGGCCACCTCGAACGGTGA
- a CDS encoding CBS domain-containing protein yields MVVRARDVMTERVVTIWADAPLARAQERMAESRFSALPVVDRRFSLVGVISLVDVLRHRDDPHAVVGDAMTEQVVSVLPTTNVSIVAHRMRVYGELRLVPVVDKGILVGVITRSDLLRHRHSGGRLRRTARRIGGVLPVAPLPEAMAPRGAGRVGGRPMSSLRVSDVMTDGGLVAIPPELALDETAEVLLSYRFTAVPVVDDRDHLLGIVSEADLMHGSLDGGRRLRARTVSEVMTRDVETVQPDGPLTDAEDLLSRRGFRVVPVVDADDVLVGVLSRSDLL; encoded by the coding sequence ATGGTGGTGCGTGCTCGTGATGTCATGACCGAACGCGTCGTCACGATCTGGGCGGACGCACCGCTGGCGCGGGCGCAGGAGCGGATGGCCGAGTCCCGGTTCTCCGCCCTGCCCGTCGTCGACCGCCGGTTCTCCCTGGTCGGGGTGATCTCGCTGGTGGACGTGCTGCGGCACCGCGACGACCCGCACGCCGTCGTCGGCGACGCGATGACCGAGCAGGTCGTGTCGGTGCTCCCGACGACGAACGTCTCGATCGTCGCGCACCGGATGCGCGTCTACGGCGAGCTTCGGCTCGTCCCGGTCGTCGACAAGGGCATCCTGGTCGGCGTGATCACACGCAGCGACCTGCTGCGGCACCGGCACTCCGGGGGACGGCTGCGGCGCACAGCCCGCCGGATCGGCGGTGTCCTCCCGGTCGCGCCGCTGCCCGAGGCGATGGCCCCGCGCGGGGCCGGCCGGGTCGGCGGCCGGCCGATGTCGTCGCTGCGGGTCTCGGACGTGATGACCGACGGCGGGCTCGTCGCGATCCCGCCGGAGCTGGCCCTCGACGAGACCGCCGAGGTCCTGCTGTCCTACCGGTTCACCGCCGTCCCGGTCGTCGACGACCGGGACCACCTGCTGGGCATCGTCTCCGAGGCCGACCTCATGCACGGCTCCCTCGACGGAGGCCGGCGGCTGCGGGCCCGCACCGTGTCGGAGGTGATGACCCGCGACGTCGAGACGGTGCAGCCGGACGGCCCGCTCACCGACGCCGAGGACCTGCTGTCCCGGCGCGGGTTCCGGGTCGTCCCGGTCGTCGACGCCGACGACGTGCTGGTCGGGGTGCTCAGCCGCAGCGACCTGCTCTGA
- a CDS encoding class II aldolase/adducin family protein → MVRDGLVVGTSGNLSLRTGDLIAVTPSGVDYETMTAVDVVLVDGAGTVVAGTREPTSELGLHVAAQARPGTGAVVHTHSPAAVALSTLSDHVPAVHYQLAMFGEVVRVSEYAPFGSRELVENALAALGESTAVVLGNHGTLVLGDTLGAAYDGARQLEWLCDVWLRARAVGEPRLLPDAEISAVRRRFAAQRARVRATTPAPTPAPR, encoded by the coding sequence ATGGTCCGCGACGGCCTGGTCGTCGGCACCTCGGGGAACCTGTCGCTGCGCACCGGCGACCTGATCGCGGTCACCCCGTCCGGTGTGGACTACGAGACGATGACCGCGGTGGACGTCGTGCTCGTCGACGGGGCGGGCACGGTCGTCGCGGGTACCCGGGAGCCGACCAGCGAGCTGGGGTTGCACGTGGCCGCGCAGGCCCGGCCGGGGACGGGCGCCGTCGTCCACACCCACTCCCCGGCGGCGGTCGCCCTGTCGACGCTGTCCGACCACGTCCCGGCCGTGCACTACCAGCTCGCGATGTTCGGCGAGGTCGTGCGGGTGTCGGAGTACGCGCCGTTCGGCAGCCGCGAGCTGGTCGAGAACGCGCTCGCCGCGCTGGGGGAGTCCACCGCCGTCGTCCTCGGCAACCACGGCACGCTCGTGCTCGGCGACACCCTCGGTGCCGCCTACGACGGCGCCCGCCAGCTGGAGTGGCTCTGCGACGTCTGGCTGCGCGCCCGCGCCGTCGGCGAGCCGCGGCTGCTGCCCGACGCCGAGATCAGCGCGGTGCGCCGGCGGTTCGCCGCCCAGCGGGCGAGGGTGCGGGCGACGACCCCGGCCCCCACGCCTGCTCCTCGGTGA
- the mtnA gene encoding S-methyl-5-thioribose-1-phosphate isomerase, protein MRIVDWAGDDEGGPAVVLLDQRALPAATEHLYLRTVDELIEAIRSLAVRGAPSLGITGAFGVALAAHLHGTATPVAVAAVRAAAERIAVARPTAVPLGLGVASALEALDGGPAAVLAQARAVAAEAARVNAAATDRAADLAQELCPDRPLRALTVCNTGPLATGDGGTALGAILRLHERGALADVLACETRPLLQGARLTVWELAAAGAPHRLCVDSAGPAAIASGLVDAVFVGADRIAANGDVTNKIGTYMLACAAARSGVPFVVVAPEETIDPHTPTGADIVVEQRGADEVREHGGTLLTLPGTPVYNPAFDVTPFDLVTAIVTEEQAWGPGSSPAPSPAGRRTAGAPR, encoded by the coding sequence ATGCGGATCGTGGACTGGGCCGGCGACGACGAGGGCGGCCCGGCGGTGGTCCTGCTGGACCAGCGCGCGCTGCCCGCCGCGACCGAGCACCTGTACCTGCGCACCGTCGACGAGCTGATCGAGGCGATCCGGTCGCTGGCCGTGCGCGGTGCCCCGAGCCTGGGCATCACCGGCGCCTTCGGGGTCGCGCTGGCCGCGCACCTGCACGGCACCGCGACGCCGGTCGCCGTCGCCGCGGTGCGGGCCGCGGCCGAGCGGATCGCGGTCGCCCGGCCCACCGCCGTCCCATTGGGGCTGGGGGTCGCGAGCGCCCTGGAGGCCCTCGACGGCGGACCGGCAGCGGTGCTGGCACAGGCACGGGCGGTGGCCGCGGAGGCCGCCCGGGTCAACGCCGCGGCGACCGACCGGGCCGCGGACCTGGCGCAGGAGCTGTGCCCGGACCGCCCGCTGCGGGCGCTGACCGTGTGCAACACCGGCCCGCTGGCCACCGGCGACGGCGGCACCGCGCTGGGGGCGATCCTGCGGCTGCACGAGCGCGGCGCGCTGGCCGACGTGCTGGCGTGCGAGACGCGCCCGCTGCTGCAGGGTGCGCGGCTGACCGTGTGGGAGCTGGCGGCGGCCGGGGCGCCGCACCGGCTGTGCGTCGACTCGGCGGGCCCCGCGGCGATCGCCTCGGGGCTGGTCGACGCGGTGTTCGTCGGGGCCGACAGGATCGCGGCCAACGGCGACGTCACGAACAAGATCGGGACCTACATGCTGGCCTGCGCCGCGGCCCGGTCCGGGGTCCCGTTCGTGGTGGTCGCGCCGGAGGAGACGATCGACCCGCACACCCCGACCGGCGCGGACATCGTCGTCGAGCAGCGGGGGGCCGACGAGGTCCGCGAGCACGGCGGCACCCTGCTCACCCTGCCCGGGACCCCGGTCTACAACCCGGCGTTCGACGTGACGCCGTTCGACCTGGTGACCGCGATCGTCACCGAGGAGCAGGCGTGGGGGCCGGGGTCGTCGCCCGCACCCTCGCCCGCTGGGCGGCGAACCGCCGGCGCACCGCGCTGA
- a CDS encoding PQQ-dependent sugar dehydrogenase: MRIAPWLAALVTLPLLAACDTGPNPVTNAVSGAEAPVAAAGAGLVPVPVSVPPGAATAPFDEPRDALVPAGWTMSVFARVPNARLAVWSPDGELLVSVPDDGRVLALSRTGAQRPLLTGLTQPHGLAFSPDGTTLYVAESNQVSAFTWARGVATGRRVVVPGLPDANSPDLRGAYGHELKSVTVGPDGAVYVSVGSTGNISVADRDATPPRASILRMPPTGGPAAPFATGVRNGTGLATAPDGAVWTAVNGRDNVPYPYDRPYGDDTGSSFGEVVDGYVTDHPAEPLARLTPGRELGWPFCNPDPDTDPGLAGSAQDFTDVALVADAELNPGGRAMDCAALTPMEQSFPAHSAPLGLSFTEGALPAPYAAGALAGVHGSWNADPPRAPEVSFFPWQDGRLGAQQTLVGGFQDPSGARWGRPVAAVAGPDGAVYVTDDDAGAVYRVAPPKR, encoded by the coding sequence ATGCGGATCGCCCCCTGGCTGGCCGCCCTGGTCACGCTGCCCCTGCTCGCCGCCTGCGACACCGGCCCCAACCCGGTGACCAACGCGGTGTCCGGCGCCGAGGCCCCGGTCGCCGCGGCGGGTGCGGGCCTGGTGCCGGTCCCGGTGTCGGTGCCGCCCGGGGCCGCGACCGCCCCGTTCGACGAGCCCCGCGACGCACTCGTCCCGGCCGGCTGGACGATGTCGGTGTTCGCCCGCGTCCCGAACGCCCGGCTGGCCGTGTGGAGCCCCGACGGTGAGCTGCTCGTCTCGGTGCCCGACGACGGCCGGGTGCTGGCGCTGTCGCGCACCGGTGCGCAACGGCCGCTGCTGACCGGGCTCACCCAGCCGCACGGGCTGGCGTTCTCCCCGGACGGCACGACCCTCTACGTCGCCGAGTCGAACCAGGTGTCCGCCTTCACCTGGGCGCGCGGCGTGGCGACCGGGCGGCGGGTCGTCGTGCCCGGCCTGCCCGATGCCAACTCCCCCGACCTGCGCGGCGCCTACGGCCACGAGCTGAAGTCGGTCACCGTCGGCCCGGACGGCGCGGTCTACGTCTCGGTCGGCTCGACCGGCAACATCTCGGTCGCCGACCGGGACGCCACTCCGCCGCGCGCGTCGATCCTGCGGATGCCGCCCACCGGCGGGCCCGCCGCGCCGTTCGCGACCGGCGTCCGCAACGGCACCGGGCTCGCCACCGCCCCCGACGGCGCGGTCTGGACCGCGGTCAACGGCCGCGACAACGTGCCCTACCCCTACGACCGGCCCTACGGCGACGACACCGGCTCGTCGTTCGGGGAGGTCGTCGACGGCTACGTGACCGACCACCCGGCCGAGCCGCTGGCCCGGCTCACCCCGGGCCGCGAGCTGGGCTGGCCGTTCTGCAACCCGGATCCGGACACCGACCCGGGCCTCGCGGGGTCCGCGCAGGACTTCACCGACGTCGCACTGGTGGCCGACGCCGAGCTCAACCCCGGCGGGCGCGCGATGGACTGCGCGGCACTGACCCCGATGGAGCAGTCGTTCCCGGCGCACTCGGCGCCGCTGGGGCTGTCGTTCACCGAGGGCGCGCTGCCCGCGCCGTACGCGGCCGGAGCGCTGGCCGGGGTGCACGGCTCCTGGAACGCGGACCCGCCGCGGGCACCGGAGGTGTCGTTCTTCCCGTGGCAGGACGGGCGCCTCGGCGCGCAGCAGACCCTGGTCGGCGGGTTCCAGGACCCGTCGGGAGCGCGCTGGGGGCGGCCGGTCGCCGCCGTCGCCGGGCCGGACGGAGCGGTCTACGTGACCGACGACGACGCCGGTGCGGTCTACCGGGTGGCCCCGCCCAAACGGTGA
- a CDS encoding alpha/beta fold hydrolase, producing the protein MTVPQPRFVDVGGTRIRVRESGDPAGEPVLLLHGIGRSLEDWDPQHEFLSRYRVVAVDLAGFGHSDRVPGPATLEKLADTALATLDALGETRPAHVMGNSLGGAVALLISTRHPERVVSLVLADPAGFGAEVTPALRVIGVPLLGRFLLGHLDAAAARRSERSLFVDGSLVTDERVARAVEIARRPEFAQTFAEVAAELGTVRGVRPGWRRALLDAFARAPKPTLVVWGERDLILPAAQLRAASRLPQVTTHVFGRVGHMPQIEVPAAFATLALDHLAGAGQQAGIPGDTRAGTR; encoded by the coding sequence ATGACCGTCCCGCAGCCCCGCTTCGTCGACGTCGGGGGCACCCGGATCCGGGTCCGCGAGTCCGGTGACCCGGCGGGTGAGCCGGTCCTGCTGCTGCACGGGATCGGCCGGAGCCTCGAGGACTGGGACCCGCAGCACGAGTTCCTGTCCCGGTACCGGGTGGTCGCGGTCGACCTGGCCGGGTTCGGTCACTCCGACCGGGTCCCCGGCCCGGCGACGCTGGAGAAGCTCGCCGACACCGCGCTCGCCACCCTCGACGCGCTCGGCGAGACCCGGCCGGCGCACGTCATGGGCAACTCGCTCGGCGGCGCCGTCGCGCTGCTGATCTCCACCCGGCACCCGGAGCGCGTCGTCTCGCTGGTGCTGGCCGACCCGGCCGGGTTCGGCGCAGAGGTGACGCCCGCGCTGCGGGTCATCGGGGTGCCGCTGCTCGGCCGGTTCCTGCTGGGCCACCTCGACGCCGCGGCCGCCCGACGCTCGGAGCGTTCCCTGTTCGTCGACGGCTCCCTGGTCACCGACGAGCGTGTCGCCCGCGCCGTGGAGATCGCGCGGCGGCCGGAGTTCGCGCAGACCTTCGCCGAGGTCGCGGCCGAGCTGGGCACCGTCCGCGGCGTCCGCCCGGGCTGGCGGCGGGCGCTGCTCGACGCGTTCGCCCGCGCGCCGAAGCCGACGCTGGTCGTGTGGGGCGAGCGGGACCTGATCCTGCCCGCGGCCCAGCTGCGGGCGGCGAGCCGGCTCCCGCAGGTCACGACGCACGTGTTCGGCCGAGTGGGGCACATGCCCCAGATCGAGGTGCCCGCCGCGTTCGCGACGCTGGCCCTGGACCACCTCGCCGGGGCGGGACAGCAGGCCGGCATCCCCGGCGACACCCGCGCCGGCACCCGGTAG